The window GGACTCCTCCTTGATTGGGGGACATAAAGGTTCTGGTTCCCATTCATCACATAGCTCATCAACCTCCTGCGGAGATTAAAATGCAAACTGTTACCCAAATATTTCATGAAGGGACAACAAAAACCAAtagttattactccctccgttccaaaatagatgactcaactttgtactaacttgaaCAAACTGCGAACAAAGTACAAAAACCACTCAACCTTTTCGCTAAGTGGCTTCTTTGGAGGTTTGTAGCTCTTCCTGGAAAGCTGAAACACTATGACGGCAATAAGAAGTCCTTCCACAACCAAGTGACCTGAATCAATGACACCGCCTCAAAATGTCAAAAACTATACCAGCACCATCATGAAATCACACATTATTTGTTGATGGGTAGAAGAGGATTACCATCGATATGAACCCCGAAGACGACAGCACGGGCAAGAGGAGCGTTGAATGCAGCTGAGACACGAGCAAGCGCTGCCGTGGTGGCATTCACAATCGGCAATGCCATGTCCATGTCCCAGCTCTATGGCAAAGCCTTTTCCAACAAAGGGTAACCTCAGCCTTTCAAATCTGCCAAACAAACAACGCTCCTTTCCTCAATCAACCAGATCGGTCAAAGAAAAGCAGAATCTAGTACGGGAACACACACAAAACTGATCCCAAAGATCGAACAGACACATAAGGCGTCATGTTTAACCCGGGTTATTTTTACAACAGGTACAGTAAGAAGTCACGCGCTTGGATCCAATCTGAGGGCGAACTCGTCCCAATAAAGCTCTTAACTTTCCCACTTTCTGCACGCTCCTAGTAAAATCCAAATCTCACCCGCATCGAGGGACATGGGCAGCGAGATAAGGTTCAATGAAGGCCTTGCCTATGCGGCCCCAAACAAACCCGgatggccgctgccggcggcgGAGATCTCAGAGGAGAGGATGCCGCGTTTCGTTTCGTTTGGTTGGGAGGAAATTGGACTAATGAACACCAATCTTCAAAAGAAAACCCATCTTACCTCCGGCAAAGAGCCATTGTCGTCCTCGCGAATCCCCAGAACTCGAAATTCTAAATTCCAATGGAAGAGAAGAGGGAACATGAGCTCTCCTCACCTGGGACACCCTAACCCGATGCGCCGGACGGCGGTGCTCGTGCTGATTACCAGGTGCCAGCACCAGCGCAGGATCGCAGCCCCGCAATGGATGGCAGCACGGGGTTAACAGAGCAGAGGGGGGCGAGGGATTCGGAGAAAGTCAGTGCTGGAGagagacgacgacgatgaggaataGAATACGGAGGGAGGAGGAGATGGGTTGGGTTTTGTTTGAGTGGGCTTGTGTTCGGGCGGCGGTCGGTCGGTCATCTTTGGCTGGCTGGGCTGTGTCTATACTTTTCGGCCGGCCAGCGCGTTAATAATGAGGAAGATTCAAGGCTCTCGGTTATCCGCGTGCTATATGTTTCGCTGGGCTCCCGTCGACCTCACCTCTGCATCCGCGGCCGGCCCTCTGCCTCGCCTCCCCCGAGATGCAGATCGAAAGAAACGAAAAAAGAAGcagcgccggcggcggcggtggcggtggcggcggcaaagTGAGAAGATGACGGAAGTACCTGTCGGTGGCTGGACTGGGGGAAGCCAGGTCGTTGGCGTCGGGCGGGTCGGTGACGCCTCCGGATCCGCTCTGGCCGTCTGGGACTCTGGGTAGGTGGGCAGCTCTTTCGGGGGGATCTGGTTTTCGGGGGGCAGAAACAAACGGACATATGAGCGGGTCAAGTCGTGGCCATCCGAAACGCGGAAGGAGGGAGGGAAGGTTCCGTTCCCCTTCTCCCTCGCTCGAACTCGAcggcgccaccgccaccgccgtcccCTTCCGGCACCATGTCCATGCCCAAGGGGGACATGGGCATGGCGGCCGCGAGGCTCACGGACGACCTCCTCGTGGAGATCCTCGCGCGCGTGCCCGCCAAATCGCTCGCCCGCTTCAAGTGCGTCTCCAGGCACTGGCTGAGCCTCACCTTCCACCGCAGCCACCGCAGGAGGCTCCCCCAGACGCTGTCCGGCTTCTTCTACAGCAGCACCGGCGGGGAGTGCTTCCTGGAGTCACCTGTCCAGTTCACCAGCGTCGGGGGCAGCCGCCGCCCTCTGGTCCGCACCTCTTTGGCGTTCCTCCCCAGCCACCGGCGCGTCGACCTCCAGGACTGCTGCAACGGCCTCCTCCTCTGCCGCTGGTACCACGTCTCTGCCCGTGGCGACGAGTCCCGTTACGTCGTGTGCAACCCCGCCACGGAGAAGTGGGTCGTCTTGCCGGACTCCGGCCAGGCGGGCGAGGTGGGCGCCGCTCGTATGGGCTTCGACCAGGCCGTATTCTAGATGGCGGTCATATTCAGCAGTCACAGGGTCGCCTGCATTATGCCAATTTtcatcaagatgaagatggccgTGTGGTTCGACTAGCAGTTCATGTTCTCGAGGACTATGACAGCAAAGAATGGATATTGAAGCATAGCGTTGAAACTTCATATTTATCCGGAGGAACGCATGTTCTTGGCCTTAATGTGGACTTCCATTTGATTGCGGTTCATCCGGAATGTAACTTGATATTTTTCACTGTGGGGCGGGATACCACCTTCATGTGCTATAATatgggagtaaattgcagaaaaccatcAGTTTGAGGGCTAGGTTAGCAGAAATCACTACATTACAGTTTCTTGGCAAAAAACACCAACTCTCTCGTAAACAATTTTGCAAATACCACTGATCGGACACCGATAAGTGgatttatgacaggtggggcccggtttTTGCCGACGTGGCGCTGTCAGCTGGTCCGACAGCCGTTAGACGCCGTTAGACGGCGCCGTTCATTCTGTTTCCTCTTATCCCCCGTTTCCCCCGTCTTCTTCCCCCGTTTCCCCCTTCTTCTCCCCTGTTCCCGGTCGTGCAGCGCACCGTCCTCGCCCCCCGTCGCAGCCATGAGTCCGGCGAAGTCGAGCGATGCTGGCAGCGGCGCCCAGCCGTCCACTGGCGAGATGTGCGGGAGCTCGAACCCTATGAAGGCGAcggcagaagaagaggaggaggaggactcgtAGTACTCGGTGGAATTCAGGGCGGCCAGATCTTTCGTCGCGGCGGTGAAGGCAAATCCAGTTGGAAGCCAGCACATTGCTTCAGCTTTCGGCGACGTCTAGTGAGATCCCAGTCCCATTCCCCTCCCCAATCACATTCTCCTTCtgttgctagggttagggttaatgTAGTTCTAGGGTTTGTGTGTGTTATAGTTCTGTAATTAGAATGATATAGTTCTTTAATTAGATGCTTACAACTAGGGTTTCTGTAAATAAAAGGATATGAATTGTTGCACTCAAATGATGTTCCGCTCTGGTCTGCACTAGCTTGCTTCAGTTTCCCTTAAGTACTTATAGTGCACTATTGTATTATTATTTGCAGTCTTGAAGATGAGGTTTGGGAATTGAGGATGCATTTTCATGATAGAGATAATATTGAAAGGAGTATGATGATGTCAGACATCATATATTACAATTTGGTAGCACTGATGGAGACGGAAGGGTATGGTTTTAGAGATTATATGTATTATGTGAGGGACCCTGGGCTAGGGATTGAAGGAATGGAAGAAatagatgatgatgataagttagaGGAAATTTTAGACCACGTAGCAGAGCAGAATAACAAGATATTGAATGTGACAATAGTTAGGGCCAGTGCAGAGAAAGTTCCCAATATAAATACCAGTGTTAATGTCATTGAGATGCAGACCCCAATAGAACAAATTGGAGAGCCCAAACTGTATCAGATTGATGATGAAGGAGTGTTGTTCAATGCTGAAAATGTGCATGTAGAAGCTGAGAGTTGTGATGCGGGAGGAGAACAAGAGCCAATGCCCTTGCAGTTTGACACACAGCAGAGCAGAATAAATGTGAGCCTGGAATCTGCTTTAGGTGATGCAGTAGTGGAAGAATACCATGTGACTGACAATTCAGAGGAGCAACTGTTAATAGAGCAAGAAATGGAGGAGAAAAGGAGAAATGAAATTGAAATGTTTAGGAACAACAAGAAGGAAAGAGTGAATGAGACTTGTTTGAACAAGAAGGAAAGAGTGAAGGAGACTTGTTTGAACAGGAAAGCAGCAGTGATGGACAATGAagaggatagtgatgatgatgatctaGTAAAATATGGTGATATCTTAGCTAGGCTTGAGGAGATGAGAAGACAGAGGAATGACCCAGAACTTCATTTTGAAGGGGACACGGATGTTGAGGAAATGTGTGACTCAGAGGTGGATGATGAGCTGTATGTGCCACAAGGTGAAGAAGAGGatgtagaggaggaagaggaggaggaattgGAGGAAGAGGAACAAGAGGATGAGCTAGGGCAAGGTGTACCAAACAAGAGAAGGGCCAAGAGACAAAGAAAAGGcccaacaagcaattcacatgggaGTATAGAACACATGTTTGAGGAGGACTGGATTTCATCATTTGATGAGGACAAGAAACCACAagaccttggtgtggaagatgatgATGGTGTTGAGGCATTGGCATATGTGTTGCCCAATGGTAGAAAAAGCAgagcaaagaagatgaagaagaggttaTGGTTTGATGAGCACAGAGCTCATCCAGAGGAGCAATTTGTGAAGCATATTTGCTTCTTAAATGTGTACCAGTTTAGAACTGCACTTCAAACCCTGCACATTGCTCAAAACAGGAACTTTGTCTACCACAGAAACTGCGGTGATAGGGTGATAGCACAGTGCATAGATGAGCAATGTCCCTTCTATATAGCAGCTTCTCAGATTGCAAATGAGAAGTCATTTACAATTAGGAAGGTGTATTTAGTGCACACATGCCCTTCTATGTCAGAGAACACTAAAGTCACTGCTAAGTGGGTTTCAAAATTTTGTGAGGAGGCTATCAGAAATGACCCATGCACAACAATCACAAGTATTATTAATACTGCAAAGAGCAAGTATGGTGTGGACATATCAACACACATGGCATACAGGGCAAAGAGGGCAGCAAAGGCTGTTGTGTTAGGAGACCAGAAAGCCCAGTACACCAGGATTAGGGATTATTTACAGGCTGTGTTGGATACAAATCCAGGTTCAAGATGCATTGTGACAATAAGATATCTGAAGGAGCATCCAAGCACTAACCCTAGGTTTCATGCACTGTTCATATGCTTGAATGGATGCAAAGAAGGGTTTCTCAATGGCTGCAGACCATTCATAGGTAAGTCAATAATATTTGTGCTAAGTGCTACTAATGTTTGATTTCATGTGCTAATCAATTGTGATTTCATTTATTTGTTGTA is drawn from Triticum dicoccoides isolate Atlit2015 ecotype Zavitan chromosome 4A, WEW_v2.0, whole genome shotgun sequence and contains these coding sequences:
- the LOC119285137 gene encoding F-box protein At5g07610-like, producing the protein MSMPKGDMGMAAARLTDDLLVEILARVPAKSLARFKCVSRHWLSLTFHRSHRRRLPQTLSGFFYSSTGGECFLESPVQFTSVGGSRRPLVRTSLAFLPSHRRVDLQDCCNGLLLCRWYHVSARGDESRYVVCNPATEKWVVLPDSGQAGEVGAARMGFDQAVF